In Phreatobacter stygius, a genomic segment contains:
- a CDS encoding flavin reductase family protein has product MDAQTYKQAMRHCAGAVALVTVGREAGRRTGLTVTAVCSLSDDPPSLIVCVNRNASAHPRIREEGCFVVNFLGEEHAPLALTFAGRKGVNGDARFALGDWAVRATGTPVLADAIVAFDCDLREEFETKTHSVFVGEVRAVHLRDAHLGDGHVPAEARPLVYVRGGFHGLCAIA; this is encoded by the coding sequence ATGGACGCTCAGACCTACAAACAGGCCATGCGCCACTGCGCCGGCGCGGTGGCGCTGGTGACGGTCGGCCGCGAGGCTGGCCGGCGCACCGGCCTGACCGTCACCGCGGTCTGTTCGCTGTCGGACGATCCGCCCTCGCTCATCGTCTGCGTCAATCGCAATGCCAGCGCCCATCCGCGCATTCGCGAGGAGGGCTGTTTCGTGGTCAATTTCCTCGGCGAGGAACATGCGCCGCTGGCGCTGACCTTCGCCGGCCGGAAGGGGGTCAATGGCGACGCACGTTTCGCGCTCGGCGACTGGGCGGTGCGCGCTACCGGAACGCCTGTTCTCGCCGATGCGATCGTCGCTTTCGACTGCGACCTGCGCGAGGAGTTCGAGACCAAGACCCATTCGGTCTTTGTCGGCGAGGTTCGCGCGGTGCACCTGCGCGACGCCCACCTGGGTGATGGCCATGTCCCGGCCGAGGCGCGGCCTCTGGTCTATGTCCGCGGCGGCTTCCACGGCCTCTGCGCCATTGCCTGA
- a CDS encoding BrnT family toxin yields the protein MKITWDEPKRLANLAKHGMDFRVLDGDFFLRSAIVPAKAGRSMAIGRLDDGTIVVVFSRLGTEGISVISMRPASASERRFLYDEG from the coding sequence GTGAAAATCACCTGGGATGAACCCAAGCGCCTCGCCAACCTTGCCAAGCACGGCATGGATTTCAGGGTGCTGGACGGTGATTTTTTCCTGAGGTCCGCGATCGTGCCGGCCAAAGCCGGCCGGTCCATGGCGATCGGTCGCCTCGACGACGGCACGATCGTGGTGGTTTTCTCTCGCCTGGGCACTGAAGGCATTTCGGTCATCAGCATGCGTCCGGCGAGCGCGAGCGAGCGGAGGTTTCTCTATGACGAAGGGTAA
- a CDS encoding LLM class flavin-dependent oxidoreductase: MDIGYFTMPSHPPERGLKDGHDWDLQVLRWCDELGYQEAWVGEHHTAPWEPHPAPDLLLAQAFLQTKTIRLGPGGFLLPYHHPAELANRVAMLDHLSEGRLNFGVAASGLPSDWAMFNVDGMSGQNRDMTREALEIILRLWTEDAPFTHQGKFWTVSKPDVMFDFLKPHIKPIQSPHPPIAVAGLSKGSDTLKLAGERGFIPMSLNLNPAYVSSHWESVEIGAARTGRTPNRQDWRMVREVFVAETDEEAWKLSVGGMMGRMMSEYFLQLLAHFGFKDYLKHAPDVPDSDVTVDYCARHNWIVGSPATVAEKIETIYNQVGGFGTLLVFGFDYKDNPEVWHNSLRLLAKEVMPRLKHLTPAMVRAA; the protein is encoded by the coding sequence ATGGATATCGGCTATTTCACCATGCCGTCCCACCCGCCGGAGAGAGGCCTGAAGGACGGCCACGACTGGGACCTGCAGGTCCTGCGCTGGTGCGACGAACTCGGTTACCAGGAAGCCTGGGTCGGCGAACACCATACCGCCCCCTGGGAGCCGCATCCGGCGCCGGATCTCCTGCTCGCCCAGGCCTTCCTGCAGACCAAGACTATTAGGCTCGGCCCGGGCGGCTTCCTCTTGCCCTATCACCACCCCGCCGAGCTCGCCAACCGTGTCGCCATGCTGGATCACCTGTCCGAAGGCCGGCTGAATTTCGGCGTGGCGGCGAGCGGCCTGCCGAGCGACTGGGCCATGTTCAACGTCGACGGCATGTCCGGCCAGAACCGCGACATGACCCGCGAGGCGCTGGAGATCATCCTGCGGCTCTGGACCGAGGATGCACCCTTCACCCATCAGGGCAAGTTCTGGACGGTGTCGAAACCCGACGTGATGTTCGACTTCCTGAAACCCCATATCAAGCCGATCCAGAGCCCGCATCCGCCGATCGCGGTGGCGGGGTTGAGCAAGGGCTCCGACACGCTGAAGCTCGCCGGGGAGCGCGGTTTCATCCCGATGAGCCTCAATCTCAACCCGGCCTATGTCTCCAGCCACTGGGAATCGGTCGAGATCGGCGCCGCCCGCACCGGCCGCACCCCCAACCGGCAGGACTGGCGCATGGTGCGCGAGGTCTTTGTCGCTGAGACCGACGAGGAGGCCTGGAAACTCTCGGTCGGCGGCATGATGGGCCGCATGATGAGCGAATATTTCCTGCAGCTGCTCGCGCATTTCGGCTTCAAGGACTATCTCAAGCACGCTCCCGACGTGCCCGACAGCGACGTCACCGTCGACTATTGCGCACGGCACAACTGGATCGTCGGTTCGCCGGCCACCGTCGCCGAGAAGATCGAGACGATCTACAACCAGGTTGGCGGCTTCGGCACGCTGCTGGTCTTCGGTTTCGACTACAAGGACAATCCCGAGGTCTGGCACAATTCCCTCAGGCTGCTGGCGAAAGAGGTCATGCCGCGGCTGAAGCATCTGACACCGGCCATGGTTCGCGCCGCCTGA
- a CDS encoding PIG-L deacetylase family protein, which translates to MSTQKSGLVVTAHPGDFVWRAGGAIALHAKKGYRMKIACLSYGERGESQWAWKKAGVGMAEVKAGRRAEAEAAAALLGAEIEFFDAGDYPLRPSEAILDRLIDIYREEKPAFVLTHALEDPYNFDHPVAAHLAQEARIVAQSAGHKPDPDRVYAAPPVFLFEPHQPEQCNYKPNLILNIDAVWEQKRQAFEILAAQKHLWDYYTRVALNRGVQGGRNSGKPMTYGEAYQRLFPEALEELA; encoded by the coding sequence ATGTCCACACAGAAGAGCGGTCTCGTCGTCACCGCCCATCCCGGCGATTTCGTCTGGCGCGCCGGCGGCGCCATCGCACTGCATGCCAAGAAAGGCTATCGGATGAAGATCGCCTGCCTGAGTTATGGCGAGCGCGGCGAGAGCCAATGGGCCTGGAAGAAGGCCGGCGTCGGCATGGCGGAGGTCAAGGCCGGACGGCGCGCCGAGGCCGAGGCGGCGGCAGCCCTGCTCGGCGCCGAGATCGAGTTCTTCGACGCCGGCGATTATCCGCTGCGGCCGAGCGAGGCGATTCTCGACCGGCTGATCGACATCTACCGCGAGGAGAAGCCGGCCTTCGTGCTGACCCATGCGCTGGAAGACCCCTATAATTTCGATCATCCGGTGGCAGCCCACCTCGCCCAGGAGGCGCGCATCGTGGCGCAATCGGCCGGCCACAAGCCGGATCCCGACCGGGTCTATGCGGCGCCGCCGGTGTTCCTGTTCGAGCCGCACCAGCCCGAACAGTGCAATTACAAGCCGAACCTGATCCTCAATATCGACGCGGTCTGGGAGCAGAAGCGCCAGGCCTTCGAGATCCTCGCCGCGCAGAAGCACCTCTGGGACTATTACACCCGCGTGGCGCTCAACCGGGGTGTCCAGGGCGGCCGCAACAGCGGCAAGCCGATGACCTATGGCGAGGCCTATCAGCGGCTGTTCCCCGAGGCCCTGGAGGAACTGGCATGA
- a CDS encoding sigma-54-dependent Fis family transcriptional regulator, whose translation MASLKTTHHAERVLSTLQTLPSVGAEPRIASSWRRCLVEHKLDPARDGPPRTLTQAELKDFIQPMDGLIHLAMPEIETLYRLVRDGGYCVNFTDTNAVMIASRIPPADEALFRQWKLYTGSIFAEAIEGTNGVGTCLAEERPISVHRADHFREHWATMSCKVAPVFDHAGRLAGALNITSCRTELARPANDLALAVTVEAARRIEERIFRAHFGTAWIASLNGGGEDGGGQNVGGFNVGGFLAFDDDQKIIGASRAARLGLGLSDAAIQAGTRLSDVVVIDKGFERAAPETPIGMRRRDGTRLGHARISQPAAQRRSATTIRHRPARPPQDGQAALMRLAGGHAALARDVRRLIALADHDLPVLLHGETGTGKDLFARTLHAAGSRAGRPYVALNCAAMPESLIDSELFGYEAGAFTGARREGSKGLIVQADKGTLFLDEIGDMPLALQTRLLRVLENREVLPLGAGRPVPVDFRLISASHQDLAELTRDGRFRADLYYRLRGLQVDLPALRERTDKAALIDAVAREEAPEALISPAARAALLGYGWPGNIRQLRHVLRLAACTAEAGVIAADDLDLPALGHGGGTPSLAAAERTVIDDVLRSHAGRVPEAAGALGISRATLYRKLKRLRGITPGL comes from the coding sequence ATGGCCAGCCTGAAGACGACGCACCATGCCGAACGGGTTCTGTCGACGCTCCAGACCCTGCCGAGCGTCGGCGCGGAGCCGCGCATCGCCAGTTCCTGGCGCCGCTGCCTGGTCGAGCATAAGCTCGATCCCGCCAGGGACGGCCCGCCGCGCACCCTGACCCAGGCGGAGCTGAAAGATTTCATCCAGCCAATGGACGGCCTGATCCATCTGGCCATGCCGGAAATCGAGACGCTCTACCGGCTGGTGCGCGACGGCGGCTATTGCGTCAATTTCACCGATACCAATGCGGTGATGATCGCCAGCCGGATTCCGCCGGCCGACGAAGCCCTGTTCCGCCAGTGGAAACTCTATACCGGCTCGATTTTCGCCGAGGCGATCGAGGGCACCAACGGGGTTGGCACCTGCCTTGCCGAAGAGCGGCCGATCTCGGTGCATCGGGCCGATCATTTCCGCGAACATTGGGCGACGATGAGCTGCAAGGTGGCGCCGGTCTTCGACCATGCCGGCCGGCTCGCCGGCGCGCTCAACATCACCTCGTGCCGGACCGAGCTGGCGCGGCCGGCCAACGACCTGGCGCTGGCGGTGACAGTGGAAGCCGCCCGGCGCATCGAGGAACGGATTTTCCGCGCGCATTTCGGCACGGCCTGGATCGCTTCGCTCAATGGTGGCGGCGAGGATGGCGGCGGCCAGAATGTCGGCGGTTTCAATGTCGGCGGTTTCCTGGCCTTCGACGACGACCAGAAGATCATTGGCGCCAGCCGCGCGGCAAGGCTCGGCCTCGGCCTGTCGGATGCCGCGATCCAGGCCGGCACCCGGCTGTCGGACGTCGTTGTCATCGACAAGGGTTTCGAACGGGCGGCGCCCGAGACGCCGATCGGCATGCGCCGGCGCGACGGCACCAGGCTCGGCCATGCCCGGATCAGCCAGCCGGCGGCGCAACGCCGGTCCGCGACCACGATCCGGCATCGCCCGGCCCGGCCGCCCCAGGACGGCCAGGCCGCGCTGATGCGTCTTGCCGGCGGCCATGCCGCGCTCGCAAGGGATGTCCGGCGGCTGATCGCGCTTGCCGACCATGACCTGCCGGTGCTGCTGCACGGCGAGACCGGGACGGGCAAAGACCTGTTCGCCCGCACCCTGCACGCCGCCGGCAGCCGGGCGGGGCGCCCCTATGTCGCGCTGAATTGCGCGGCCATGCCGGAGAGCCTGATCGACAGCGAATTGTTCGGTTACGAAGCCGGCGCCTTCACCGGCGCGCGCCGCGAGGGATCGAAGGGGCTGATCGTCCAGGCCGACAAGGGCACCCTGTTCCTCGACGAGATCGGCGACATGCCGCTGGCGCTGCAGACCCGGCTCTTGAGGGTGCTGGAGAACCGCGAGGTGCTGCCGCTCGGCGCCGGCCGGCCGGTGCCGGTCGATTTCCGCCTGATCAGCGCAAGCCACCAGGATCTCGCGGAGCTTACGCGCGACGGCCGGTTCCGCGCCGACCTCTATTACCGGCTGCGCGGCTTGCAAGTCGACCTGCCGGCCTTGCGCGAGCGGACCGACAAAGCCGCGCTGATCGACGCCGTGGCGCGTGAGGAAGCACCCGAGGCCCTGATCTCGCCGGCCGCCCGGGCAGCGCTGCTCGGTTATGGCTGGCCCGGCAATATCCGCCAGTTGCGCCATGTCCTGAGGCTCGCCGCCTGCACCGCCGAAGCCGGTGTGATCGCGGCTGACGATCTCGACCTGCCGGCGCTCGGCCATGGCGGTGGTACGCCGAGCCTTGCCGCCGCCGAGCGCACCGTGATCGACGACGTGCTGCGCAGCCATGCCGGCCGTGTGCCGGAGGCGGCCGGCGCGCTCGGCATCAGCCGGGCGACGCTCTACCGCAAGCTCAAGCGACTGAGGGGTATAACGCCTGGGCTTTAG
- a CDS encoding 4-oxalomesaconate tautomerase — MQTALRCMMMRGGTSKGAYFLASDLPADTARRDALLLAVMGSPDPRQIDGIGGAHPLTSKVAIVSRSTEAGCDIDFLFAQILVDRPRVDTNQNCGNILAGVAPFAIERGLIQAGDPVTRVKVRTINTGTIAELLIETPGGRVNYAGDARIDGVPGTAAPVAIDFLDAAGSVCGALLPTGRAVDQVAGVEVTLIDNGMPVIVLAASAVGRTGYEPHDQLNKDVDLKARLEEIRLAASPLMNIADAANKNVPKICLVAPPAAGGHVSTRSFIPHECHAAIGVFAAVSVATACVLPGSPAAKVARLPEGATKFISVEHPTGEFTVRLEVGGSPQAPVVTRAGLLRTARALFDGTVYARADARIEGATLFPRAAE, encoded by the coding sequence ATGCAGACAGCCCTTCGATGCATGATGATGCGCGGCGGCACGTCCAAGGGGGCCTATTTCCTGGCTTCCGACCTGCCGGCGGACACGGCCCGACGCGATGCGCTGCTGCTCGCCGTGATGGGCTCGCCCGACCCGCGCCAGATCGACGGCATCGGCGGCGCCCATCCGCTGACCAGCAAGGTCGCCATCGTGTCGCGATCGACCGAAGCCGGTTGCGATATCGACTTCCTGTTCGCCCAGATTCTGGTCGACAGGCCGCGGGTCGACACCAACCAGAACTGCGGCAATATCCTGGCCGGCGTCGCGCCCTTCGCCATCGAGCGCGGGCTGATCCAGGCCGGCGACCCGGTGACCCGGGTGAAGGTGCGGACGATCAATACCGGCACCATTGCCGAACTGCTGATCGAAACCCCCGGCGGCCGGGTGAACTACGCGGGCGATGCCCGTATCGACGGTGTGCCGGGCACGGCGGCCCCCGTCGCCATCGATTTTCTCGACGCGGCGGGCTCCGTCTGCGGCGCCCTGCTGCCGACCGGCCGGGCGGTCGACCAGGTCGCCGGCGTCGAGGTCACGCTGATCGACAATGGCATGCCGGTCATCGTGCTGGCGGCCTCAGCCGTCGGCCGGACCGGCTACGAACCCCATGACCAGTTGAACAAGGATGTGGACCTGAAGGCGCGGCTGGAAGAGATCCGGCTCGCCGCATCGCCTCTGATGAACATCGCCGATGCGGCGAACAAGAACGTGCCGAAGATCTGCCTGGTGGCGCCGCCCGCCGCCGGCGGCCACGTTTCGACCCGCAGCTTCATTCCGCATGAATGCCATGCCGCGATCGGCGTCTTCGCCGCCGTGTCGGTGGCGACCGCCTGCGTGCTGCCGGGCTCGCCCGCGGCCAAGGTGGCGCGGCTTCCCGAAGGCGCGACCAAATTCATTTCGGTCGAGCACCCGACCGGCGAGTTCACTGTCCGGCTCGAGGTCGGCGGCAGCCCGCAAGCCCCGGTCGTCACGCGCGCCGGGCTGTTGCGCACCGCGCGCGCGCTGTTCGACGGCACGGTCTACGCCCGCGCCGATGCGCGCATCGAGGGCGCCACCCTGTTCCCCCGGGCCGCCGAATAG